Sequence from the Bremerella volcania genome:
AAAAGCCACGCTAAACCGACTGAGTTCGCATGAAGAACGTGATTGTCTTGATCGAAACTTCCACCGGCTGGGGATCGGGCATGGTCCGCGGCGTGGGGACCTATCTCGACGAATGCGGCGAACCTTGGAACGTTTTTCTCGAGCCGCGTGGCAAGTTTGAGCCCCTACGGCTTCCCAAGGGATGGGATGGCGACGGAGTCATAGCCCGGGTCAATAATGCCGAATTAGCCGAGGAAATCCTGGCGGCTGGACTCCCGTGCGTGAATGTCTCGTGGTACGAGTACGGCAAAGGGGTCATTGCCCGCTGCACGCTCGATGAGGAAGAAAGCGGGCGGCTTGCCGCCAAGTATTATCTGCATCGAAAGTACTCGCACTTTGCGTACTGCGGGTCGCATTGGCGGACCAACTACGACGACCTCTTCGGCCAGGCCTACGCCCAGTATCTGAAGTCGGCCGGGTACGAGTGTCATACCTATTTGTCGACCGGCATCGATCGTAACGAGCCGTGGATCGATCAGATCCGCACGCTGGCTGGTTGGCTCAAGACTTTGCCGACGCCATGTGCGATTCTCGCGATCGATACCCAGACTTCACGTCAGCTGATTGAAGCGGCGAAGTACGTCGGACTCGGCGTCCCGGATGCCATCGCCGTGTTG
This genomic interval carries:
- a CDS encoding AraC family transcriptional regulator, whose translation is MKNVIVLIETSTGWGSGMVRGVGTYLDECGEPWNVFLEPRGKFEPLRLPKGWDGDGVIARVNNAELAEEILAAGLPCVNVSWYEYGKGVIARCTLDEEESGRLAAKYYLHRKYSHFAYCGSHWRTNYDDLFGQAYAQYLKSAGYECHTYLSTGIDRNEPWIDQIRTLAGWLKTLPTPCAILAIDTQTSRQLIEAAKYVGLGVPDAIAVLAGEYDELASGITRPKLSMLDNAAQSVGYQAAALLDRIMHGQADGSELVTISPTNVISEQSTDWTVLPDDRLVAALRFVRDNFHRPIQVADLAEQAGTSRRLLEQLFDRYLDVSPSKQITIVRLDMAKQLLDRSVLPIAEIASRCGFDSPEVMSRAFRRELNMSPSDYRRSRRSS